The Vibrio navarrensis genome has a segment encoding these proteins:
- the fusA gene encoding elongation factor G has product MADLSKYRNIGIFAHVDAGKTTTTERILKLTGKIHRLGEVHDGASTMDFMEQEAERGITIQSAATTCFWKDHRFNVIDTPGHVDFTVEVYRSLKVLDGGIGVFCGSGGVEPQSETNWRYANESEVSRLIFVNKLDRMGADFFRVVEQVKKVLGANPLVMTLPIGREDEFVGVVDVLTRQAFVWDDTGLPENYEIKEIPADMVDQVEEYREMMIESAVEQDDDLMMAYMDGEEPSIEQIKACIRKGTRDLAFFPTYCGSAFKNKGMQLVLDAVVDYLPSPTEVEPQPLTNPETGEPTGEVATVSVDAPLKALAFKIMDDRFGALTFVRIYSGKIKKGDTILNSATGKTERVGRMVEMHANDRNELEAAQAGDIIAIVGMKNVQTGHTLCDPKHECTLEPMIFPDPVISIAVKPKDKNGSEKMGIAIGKMVAEDPSFQVETDEDSGETILKGMGELHLDIKVDILKRTYGVELEVGAPQVAYRETITKAVEDSYTHKKQSGGSGQFGKIDYRIRPGEQNTGFTFKSTVVGGNVPKEFWPAVEKGFKSMMATGTLAGFPVLDVEVELFDGGFHAVDSSAIAFEIAAKGAFRQSIPKAAPQLLEPIMKVDVFTPEDHVGDVIGDLNRRRGMIKNQEMGVTGVRVKADVPLSEMFGYIGTLRTMTSGRGQFSMEFSHYSACPNNVAEQVIAEVKERNAKK; this is encoded by the coding sequence ATGGCAGATTTATCAAAATACAGAAACATTGGTATTTTCGCGCACGTTGACGCGGGTAAAACCACTACCACTGAGCGTATCTTGAAGCTTACTGGTAAAATCCACCGTCTGGGTGAAGTACACGACGGCGCTTCAACGATGGACTTCATGGAACAGGAAGCTGAGCGTGGTATCACTATCCAGTCTGCTGCGACTACCTGTTTCTGGAAAGACCACCGTTTTAACGTAATTGACACCCCTGGACACGTTGACTTCACTGTTGAAGTTTACCGTTCTCTGAAAGTTCTTGACGGTGGTATCGGTGTATTCTGTGGTTCTGGCGGTGTTGAACCTCAGTCAGAAACAAACTGGCGTTACGCGAACGAATCAGAAGTATCTCGTCTGATCTTCGTTAACAAACTAGACCGTATGGGTGCAGACTTCTTCCGCGTTGTTGAGCAAGTGAAGAAAGTACTAGGCGCCAACCCTCTAGTGATGACTCTACCTATCGGCCGTGAAGACGAGTTTGTAGGTGTAGTTGATGTATTGACTCGTCAAGCATTCGTATGGGATGACACAGGTCTTCCAGAAAACTACGAAATCAAAGAAATTCCAGCAGACATGGTAGATCAAGTTGAAGAATACCGTGAGATGATGATCGAATCTGCTGTTGAGCAAGACGATGATCTGATGATGGCTTACATGGACGGCGAAGAGCCATCTATCGAGCAAATCAAAGCTTGTATCCGTAAAGGTACTCGTGATCTAGCGTTCTTCCCAACGTACTGTGGTTCTGCATTCAAAAACAAAGGTATGCAGCTTGTACTAGACGCGGTTGTAGATTACCTACCGTCTCCAACTGAAGTTGAGCCTCAGCCTCTGACTAACCCAGAAACGGGTGAGCCAACTGGTGAAGTAGCAACAGTATCTGTTGATGCGCCTCTAAAAGCGCTTGCGTTCAAGATCATGGATGACCGTTTCGGTGCTCTGACTTTCGTTCGTATCTACTCAGGCAAAATTAAGAAGGGTGATACCATTCTTAACAGTGCAACTGGTAAGACTGAGCGTGTTGGCCGTATGGTTGAGATGCACGCAAACGACCGTAACGAGCTTGAAGCAGCACAAGCGGGTGACATTATCGCGATCGTTGGTATGAAGAACGTTCAAACTGGTCACACTCTATGTGATCCTAAGCATGAATGTACTCTTGAGCCAATGATCTTCCCAGATCCAGTTATCTCTATCGCGGTTAAGCCAAAAGATAAGAACGGTTCTGAGAAAATGGGTATCGCGATCGGTAAAATGGTTGCAGAAGATCCATCATTCCAAGTTGAAACTGACGAAGATTCAGGTGAAACCATTCTGAAAGGTATGGGCGAACTTCACCTAGATATCAAAGTGGATATCCTGAAACGTACTTACGGCGTTGAGCTTGAAGTGGGTGCTCCTCAGGTTGCTTACCGTGAAACTATCACCAAAGCAGTAGAAGACAGCTACACGCACAAGAAACAGTCTGGTGGTTCAGGTCAGTTCGGTAAGATTGACTACCGTATCCGTCCAGGAGAGCAAAACACTGGTTTCACCTTCAAATCAACCGTTGTGGGTGGTAACGTTCCTAAGGAATTCTGGCCAGCAGTTGAGAAAGGCTTCAAGTCTATGATGGCGACTGGTACTTTGGCTGGTTTCCCTGTGCTTGACGTTGAAGTTGAACTGTTTGACGGTGGCTTCCACGCAGTTGACTCATCTGCAATCGCATTTGAAATCGCAGCGAAAGGCGCATTCCGTCAGTCAATTCCTAAAGCGGCTCCTCAGCTTCTTGAACCAATCATGAAAGTTGACGTGTTCACTCCTGAAGATCACGTTGGTGACGTAATCGGTGACTTGAACCGTCGTCGCGGCATGATCAAGAACCAGGAAATGGGTGTAACTGGCGTTCGCGTTAAAGCAGACGTACCACTTTCTGAAATGTTCGGCTACATCGGTACTCTACGTACAATGACTTCTGGTCGTGGTCAGTTCTCTATGGAGTTCTCTCACTACTCAGCATGTCCAAACAACGTAGCAGAGCAAGTGATTGCTGAAGTTAAAGAGCGTAACGCTAAGAAGTAA
- a CDS encoding gamma-glutamylcyclotransferase family protein — protein MYIFGYGSLINSASRQLTGQTGEAIPVIAHGLVRYWGKVDDSYVLSPLVVNRGDSQVNGVLLEIDEQALAEFDRRERGYHRIAISAEQIETEHTFDRDYPIWVYVKEQPEPPCTLSPIMQTYVDTVLAGCLEISADFARHFIDYTVGWHFPKENDRHAPKYGNLAGVEPHHYPLIDALITQKGA, from the coding sequence ATGTACATCTTTGGTTATGGTAGTTTGATCAATTCGGCGTCGCGCCAATTAACCGGACAGACAGGCGAAGCAATTCCTGTCATTGCGCATGGCCTAGTGCGCTATTGGGGCAAAGTGGACGATAGCTATGTTCTCTCACCTTTAGTGGTTAACCGCGGCGACAGCCAAGTCAACGGTGTGTTGCTTGAGATTGATGAGCAGGCATTAGCCGAGTTTGATCGACGAGAGCGCGGTTATCACCGCATCGCCATCAGCGCAGAGCAGATAGAAACGGAGCACACATTTGATCGTGACTATCCGATTTGGGTTTATGTAAAAGAGCAGCCGGAGCCGCCCTGCACTTTAAGCCCAATCATGCAAACCTATGTCGATACGGTTTTAGCTGGCTGCTTGGAAATCTCCGCCGATTTCGCCCGTCATTTTATCGACTACACCGTTGGTTGGCACTTTCCCAAAGAAAACGACCGCCACGCGCCGAAATATGGCAATTTGGCTGGGGTTGAGCCGCATCACTATCCACTGATCGATGCACTGATTACTCAAAAGGGAGCATAA
- a CDS encoding LysR family transcriptional regulator, with the protein MIQINSFNFLYEQDGMKVLGDLNWKNMDLNLLVVFSQLYRYRSVSVAAEMGFVSQSAMSHSLGRLRIMLDDPLFERKGHKMEPTEYAHKIAPFIDGLLESIARELLTRREFCPSQFAGVCRIGLTDYAEFIFAAQLYDAIRSEAPGAQVSFVNVNRQNYISLTEQEKLDVVIGSIPQLDSKFCEQYLYTERHVCLCDPQLIDVQGMTLEKFAALEQALVSTDGSLTTQTDKTLASYGLSRRVSLASRNFLTIRHLLVGRELIAIVPERMAKANGFDDGLVTFQPPLTVADFDISLVWHSSVTQSDKGLWLREVVKRTIIQAKWLE; encoded by the coding sequence ATGATTCAAATTAATAGTTTTAATTTTTTGTATGAACAGGATGGGATGAAAGTGCTCGGCGATCTGAATTGGAAGAATATGGATCTGAACCTGCTGGTGGTCTTCTCACAGCTTTACCGCTACCGGAGTGTCAGCGTAGCCGCCGAAATGGGCTTCGTTAGTCAGTCTGCCATGAGCCACAGCTTAGGCCGACTACGCATCATGTTGGACGACCCGCTGTTTGAACGCAAAGGACACAAGATGGAGCCAACCGAGTACGCGCATAAAATTGCGCCGTTTATTGATGGGCTACTTGAATCGATTGCACGCGAGCTTTTGACTCGGCGTGAGTTCTGTCCATCACAGTTTGCAGGTGTTTGCCGCATCGGATTGACAGACTATGCGGAGTTTATCTTTGCCGCCCAATTGTATGACGCGATACGATCTGAAGCGCCTGGCGCGCAAGTCAGCTTTGTCAATGTCAATCGTCAAAACTATATCTCCTTGACGGAACAAGAAAAGTTGGATGTGGTGATAGGATCGATCCCGCAATTGGACAGCAAGTTTTGCGAGCAGTACCTCTACACTGAGCGCCATGTATGCCTGTGCGATCCACAGCTTATTGATGTGCAAGGCATGACGTTAGAGAAATTTGCCGCGCTCGAACAAGCGTTGGTCAGTACCGATGGCAGTTTGACGACACAAACCGACAAAACGTTAGCTTCATACGGTTTGAGCCGCCGTGTCTCTTTAGCCAGTCGAAATTTTCTCACTATTCGCCATCTTCTCGTTGGCCGAGAGTTAATCGCCATCGTGCCGGAACGTATGGCGAAAGCGAACGGTTTTGACGATGGTCTTGTGACGTTTCAGCCACCTCTCACCGTGGCCGATTTCGATATCTCCTTGGTTTGGCATTCGAGTGTCACGCAGAGTGATAAGGGACTTTGGCTGAGAGAGGTGGTGAAGAGAACCATCATTCAGGCGAAATGGCTAGAATAG
- a CDS encoding outer membrane beta-barrel protein, producing MNKILPILALAMGAAFAAGAEEIEQTQVGPKQGWYVGLEGLKTEVSINDANAKSYDLDAGAAFAIGFDKKITDNFVTGIEFEYVNYGSKTLGSALATTTNGGIVSADVEGSFSGYGLNIRPKYYFSNTKFYVGALLGYSATKFEVELTKSNYNSATMESESGNGFTYGIEAGYEFDSGWMIQGGYRGLGTEFYDTNVDLTALYIGGRYKF from the coding sequence ATGAATAAAATCTTGCCGATTCTGGCATTGGCTATGGGTGCTGCATTTGCAGCAGGTGCGGAAGAGATCGAACAAACTCAAGTTGGTCCTAAACAGGGCTGGTATGTGGGGCTTGAGGGGCTAAAAACAGAAGTTTCTATCAATGATGCAAATGCGAAGTCTTATGATCTGGATGCTGGTGCCGCATTTGCGATTGGCTTCGATAAAAAAATCACTGACAATTTCGTTACTGGTATTGAATTTGAGTACGTAAACTACGGCTCTAAAACATTGGGTAGTGCACTAGCAACGACCACTAATGGTGGGATTGTTTCTGCGGACGTTGAAGGATCATTTTCAGGCTACGGTCTGAACATTCGTCCCAAGTACTATTTCTCTAATACTAAGTTTTACGTAGGGGCTTTGCTGGGTTATTCAGCAACTAAGTTTGAAGTAGAGCTAACTAAGAGCAACTACAACTCGGCGACAATGGAGAGCGAAAGTGGCAATGGTTTCACTTACGGCATTGAAGCTGGCTACGAGTTTGACTCTGGTTGGATGATCCAAGGTGGTTACCGTGGCCTTGGCACTGAATTTTACGACACCAATGTCGATCTAACAGCCCTTTATATTGGTGGCCGTTACAAGTTCTGA
- the chrA gene encoding chromate efflux transporter — MFTIFKTFFYLGWISFGGPAAHIGYFRHTFVEKRHWLSDEEYAQLVALSQFLPGPGSSQVGFGLGYKQGGLPGACAAFFGFTLPSVIVMLLLALLSSQIMGNFWFEQVVHGLKLLAVVVVADAAWGMYQNFCRTRLTTALCVVTAFALLVFASIATQMLLLLLAAVIGVAFIKNDKVASPSEFKPSLWPLVMFVLLLLAVPIATTQHSLLALFNDFFQAGSLVFGGGHVVLPLLQNIVGDKLSQDAFLTGYAAAQAVPGPMFTFATYIGYVLHPQAPILGALVATCAVFLPGFLLMLAVLKNWQQLANKPKVSGALMGVNASVVGLLVAALYQPVFSSAVSSGLDVGLILCGFFLHKQIKLPILVLVIFFMLAGVVSGGF, encoded by the coding sequence ATGTTCACAATTTTCAAAACCTTCTTTTACTTGGGCTGGATCAGTTTCGGCGGCCCTGCAGCACATATTGGTTACTTTCGTCATACGTTTGTGGAAAAACGCCATTGGCTGAGCGACGAGGAGTACGCCCAATTGGTCGCCTTAAGTCAGTTTTTGCCTGGGCCGGGATCAAGTCAAGTCGGCTTTGGTTTAGGCTACAAACAAGGGGGCCTGCCCGGTGCTTGTGCGGCTTTTTTCGGTTTTACGCTTCCCTCAGTCATTGTCATGTTGCTGTTGGCGCTGCTGAGCAGCCAAATCATGGGCAACTTTTGGTTCGAACAGGTCGTGCATGGTCTCAAGCTACTAGCCGTGGTCGTGGTCGCCGATGCGGCTTGGGGCATGTATCAGAATTTTTGCCGCACACGTCTAACCACAGCGCTGTGTGTTGTCACCGCTTTTGCCTTGTTGGTTTTCGCTTCTATCGCGACACAAATGTTGCTGTTGCTTTTGGCTGCCGTGATTGGTGTGGCCTTTATAAAAAACGATAAGGTCGCTTCTCCATCCGAGTTTAAACCGTCACTATGGCCACTGGTGATGTTTGTTCTGCTGCTTTTGGCTGTGCCCATTGCTACGACACAACACTCTCTTCTCGCGCTTTTCAACGATTTCTTCCAAGCAGGCAGTCTGGTATTTGGTGGTGGTCATGTAGTGCTGCCTCTTTTGCAAAACATTGTGGGCGATAAGCTCAGTCAAGACGCCTTTTTAACCGGTTACGCCGCTGCACAAGCCGTGCCCGGGCCTATGTTTACCTTTGCCACCTACATTGGCTATGTGCTTCATCCACAGGCACCGATTCTCGGAGCCTTAGTCGCGACATGCGCCGTCTTTCTGCCTGGTTTTCTTCTGATGCTCGCTGTGTTGAAAAACTGGCAACAACTGGCGAACAAGCCGAAAGTCAGTGGCGCATTGATGGGGGTCAACGCGTCAGTGGTGGGCCTACTGGTAGCGGCGCTTTATCAACCCGTGTTTAGCAGTGCGGTAAGCTCTGGTCTTGATGTCGGGCTAATTTTGTGCGGATTTTTTCTGCACAAACAGATAAAGCTACCCATATTAGTACTGGTTATTTTCTTTATGCTCGCTGGTGTTGTCAGCGGCGGGTTCTAG
- the radA gene encoding DNA repair protein RadA: MVKAKRAYVCNDCGADFPRWQGQCNACGSWNTITEVRLAASPSVARNERLSGYAGSATESKVQTLSDIDLQEVPRFTSGFKELDRVLGGGIVPGAAILIGGSPGAGKSTLLLQTMCALSAHMPALYVTGEESLQQVAMRASRLGLPKEHLKMLSETNVDKICQIAEEVRPRIMVIDSIQVMHVSDVQSSPGSVAQVRESATALTRYAKQNNVAVFIVGHVTKDGTLAGPKVLEHIIDCSVLLDGDTDSRFRTLRSHKNRFGAVNELGVFAMTGQGLREVSNPSAIFLSRGEEATSGSSVMVVWEGTRPLLVEIQALVDYSQLANPRRVAVGLEQNRLSLLLAVLHKHGGLQMADQDVFVNVVGGVKVSETSADLALIMALLSSFRDRPLPKDVVVFGEVGLAGEIRPVPSGQERLNEAFKHGFKKAIVPMANMPKGGIAGMQIHGVKKLADAISAFDEL; encoded by the coding sequence ATGGTGAAAGCAAAACGCGCGTATGTATGTAACGACTGTGGGGCGGATTTTCCTCGTTGGCAGGGGCAATGCAACGCCTGTGGTTCTTGGAATACCATTACTGAAGTCAGGTTAGCGGCTTCGCCGAGTGTCGCACGTAATGAACGTTTGTCAGGGTATGCGGGCAGTGCAACCGAGTCCAAAGTACAGACTTTGTCTGATATCGATCTGCAGGAAGTCCCACGTTTTACCAGTGGTTTTAAAGAGCTGGATCGCGTGTTGGGTGGTGGTATCGTACCCGGTGCGGCAATCTTGATTGGCGGAAGCCCAGGTGCGGGTAAGTCGACGTTGTTGTTGCAAACGATGTGTGCACTCTCGGCACACATGCCAGCGTTGTACGTCACTGGCGAAGAGTCTTTACAACAGGTTGCGATGCGAGCTTCTCGTTTGGGATTGCCGAAAGAGCATTTGAAAATGCTCTCAGAGACTAACGTGGATAAGATTTGCCAAATTGCCGAAGAAGTGCGACCACGCATTATGGTGATTGATTCGATTCAGGTCATGCATGTTTCAGATGTGCAATCTTCACCCGGTAGTGTTGCACAAGTACGTGAATCCGCGACGGCATTAACCCGTTATGCCAAACAAAACAATGTCGCTGTCTTTATTGTTGGGCACGTAACTAAAGATGGCACCTTAGCGGGGCCGAAAGTATTAGAGCATATTATTGACTGTTCTGTGCTGCTTGATGGCGATACCGATAGTCGTTTTCGTACCCTGCGTAGCCACAAAAACCGCTTTGGTGCGGTGAATGAGCTCGGCGTATTCGCGATGACCGGGCAAGGGCTGCGAGAAGTAAGTAATCCATCGGCGATTTTCTTGTCACGTGGAGAAGAAGCAACCTCTGGCAGTTCGGTAATGGTGGTTTGGGAAGGTACTAGGCCGCTTCTGGTCGAGATCCAAGCTCTGGTGGACTACTCGCAGCTTGCTAATCCTCGTCGGGTCGCTGTTGGTCTTGAGCAAAACCGTCTCTCTTTATTATTGGCGGTCTTACATAAGCACGGCGGCTTACAAATGGCTGATCAAGATGTCTTTGTTAATGTGGTCGGTGGGGTAAAGGTGAGTGAAACCAGCGCTGACTTGGCGCTGATTATGGCGCTGCTGTCGAGTTTTCGTGATCGGCCGCTGCCTAAAGACGTAGTGGTTTTTGGCGAAGTGGGCTTGGCTGGCGAGATCCGCCCAGTCCCCAGTGGTCAAGAGCGTCTCAATGAAGCGTTCAAACATGGCTTTAAGAAAGCGATTGTCCCAATGGCGAATATGCCGAAAGGCGGAATTGCGGGCATGCAGATCCACGGGGTGAAAAAACTTGCCGATGCGATCAGTGCCTTTGATGAACTCTAG
- a CDS encoding AMP-binding protein, translating to MIQPNELSKPNCALPPPNEMILKWAAERPNEVYLKQIINRQFVEFTYAQVADQALRLVTALRELGAQPGDRVALISKNCAEWFICDLAMMLGDYVSVPIFPTASAETIEYCLSHSESKILIAGKLDNPETTQKVIDEMTDIKSIALPYDSAPQCQYQYKNLIAKAEPSQERPQHDDDKLMSLVYTSGTSGLPKGAMLTYGAFCWSVHQLIKHIGIQENDRLFSYLPLAHITERVYIFGSSVIGGVPTAFPESLDTFIEDVKMQRPTLFISVPRLWTLFQQRIQDKLPQKRLNFLLKIPLVNSLIKKKLADGLGLDQARVLGCGSAPVSPALLQWYHSVGLNITEAWGMTEAFAYTTLNYPFKADKIGSVGNAGPGIELKIAEDSEIMVRSKGLFSGYYKNDIATKESFDKEGWLHTGDIGSIDSEGYLTIQGRKKDTFKTAKGKFVAPVPIEKKLFEYSRVEMMCLIGSGLPAPILLVVPHNFPHFDRERYERTTQKVIKRMNAELESHEQIKGVLMIKEPWSIENGILTPTLKIKRHVLEQKYHEVGHNWPKDKLVVWEE from the coding sequence ATGATTCAGCCTAACGAGTTAAGCAAACCCAACTGTGCTCTCCCACCGCCAAATGAAATGATCTTAAAATGGGCAGCGGAACGCCCGAATGAGGTCTATCTAAAACAAATCATTAACCGCCAGTTCGTCGAGTTCACCTATGCGCAAGTCGCTGACCAAGCCCTGCGTTTAGTCACCGCTCTTCGCGAACTTGGTGCACAACCGGGCGATCGCGTCGCTCTGATTTCGAAAAACTGCGCCGAATGGTTTATTTGCGATTTGGCGATGATGCTTGGTGATTACGTCAGTGTCCCGATCTTTCCAACCGCGAGTGCGGAAACGATTGAATACTGTTTGAGCCACAGTGAAAGTAAAATTTTGATCGCGGGTAAACTTGATAATCCGGAGACCACACAAAAAGTCATTGATGAGATGACCGATATCAAGAGCATCGCGTTACCGTATGATTCTGCGCCACAATGCCAGTATCAGTACAAAAACTTGATTGCCAAGGCCGAGCCGAGTCAAGAGCGCCCACAGCACGACGATGATAAACTGATGTCTTTAGTTTATACCTCGGGAACGTCTGGTCTGCCGAAAGGCGCGATGCTCACTTATGGCGCATTTTGTTGGTCGGTGCATCAACTGATTAAACACATCGGAATTCAAGAAAACGACCGCCTGTTCTCCTATTTACCTCTCGCGCACATCACTGAGCGCGTCTATATCTTTGGCTCCTCAGTGATCGGCGGTGTTCCTACTGCCTTTCCCGAATCGCTGGATACTTTTATCGAAGATGTCAAAATGCAGCGCCCAACGCTGTTCATTTCCGTACCACGCTTATGGACACTGTTCCAGCAGCGCATCCAAGACAAATTGCCGCAAAAACGTCTTAATTTTTTGCTGAAGATTCCCTTGGTCAATTCCTTGATCAAAAAGAAATTGGCCGATGGACTTGGTTTGGATCAAGCACGCGTGTTGGGTTGTGGCTCCGCCCCAGTTTCCCCGGCTCTGCTCCAGTGGTACCACAGTGTCGGGCTCAACATTACTGAAGCCTGGGGGATGACAGAGGCCTTTGCCTACACCACATTGAACTACCCTTTTAAGGCCGACAAAATCGGCAGTGTTGGCAATGCCGGGCCGGGTATTGAACTGAAAATCGCCGAAGATAGCGAGATCATGGTTCGCAGCAAAGGACTCTTTTCTGGCTACTATAAGAATGACATTGCGACCAAAGAATCCTTTGATAAAGAAGGCTGGCTACATACTGGCGACATAGGATCCATCGACAGCGAAGGCTATTTGACCATTCAAGGTCGTAAGAAAGACACCTTCAAAACCGCCAAAGGCAAGTTTGTCGCTCCTGTCCCCATCGAGAAAAAACTCTTTGAATACAGCCGAGTGGAAATGATGTGCCTTATAGGCTCGGGGCTACCTGCACCAATCTTGCTTGTTGTGCCACATAACTTCCCCCATTTTGACCGTGAGCGGTATGAACGGACAACGCAAAAGGTCATCAAACGCATGAATGCCGAATTGGAATCTCATGAGCAGATCAAGGGAGTTCTGATGATTAAGGAGCCATGGAGTATCGAAAACGGCATTTTGACGCCAACCCTGAAAATAAAACGTCATGTGCTTGAGCAGAAGTATCACGAAGTTGGTCACAACTGGCCAAAAGATAAATTGGTGGTTTGGGAAGAATAA
- a CDS encoding methyl-accepting chemotaxis protein, which yields MLKLRNIKVSYKLAIIIAVGILGFLSLLAISANVLKQNLIFEREARLNAVIRGVFSQVAYLNQTLPRQEAQQQAQALIKHTRFDGENYLFVMDENRYTIVHPIRDDLVGKQMGNGSDGQFWFTMVEKGSDGRSGSLIYPWQNNAGQPADKLSVVQGFAPWGWIIGSGMLLDDIESAVNQQIMKMGLATLIATLLMSGLGIVITRAVVEPLQAIRESMKQVAKGDLTARVKVEGRDEFGRLAHDINQSIASVRDALYESVQSASEVADAAVRIATSAEETSQAVVSQRDQLNQLATAMNEMSATVADVAGHAEDTARDTLDATKEANLGDKDVHSSVDSIRQLSVELNVANEQVNKLKEGVMQISEVTSVISGISEQTNLLALNAAIEAARAGEQGRGFAVVADEVRNLAARTHHSTDEIQTTIHRLQQLAVAAVAAMQKSRSLADSSVAQAEHAGADLQLIVDHIRHVSDKATQIATAAEEQSAVAEEMNRNVSGINDAAMEMSQAASFLAEESETLAELSRQLDEKMTRFRL from the coding sequence ATGTTGAAGCTAAGAAACATCAAAGTCAGCTACAAGCTGGCTATTATTATTGCGGTTGGAATACTGGGATTTCTCTCTCTTCTGGCTATTTCTGCCAATGTACTCAAACAAAACCTCATTTTTGAAAGAGAAGCCCGCTTAAATGCGGTGATCCGCGGTGTGTTTTCTCAAGTGGCTTACCTCAATCAGACGTTACCGAGACAAGAAGCGCAGCAACAAGCGCAAGCATTGATCAAACATACGCGCTTTGACGGCGAAAATTACCTGTTTGTGATGGATGAAAACCGCTACACCATTGTCCATCCCATTCGTGATGATCTGGTCGGAAAACAGATGGGCAATGGCAGTGACGGGCAGTTCTGGTTCACTATGGTAGAAAAAGGCAGTGATGGCCGAAGCGGGTCATTGATCTATCCTTGGCAAAATAATGCTGGGCAGCCAGCCGATAAACTCTCAGTGGTGCAAGGATTTGCTCCGTGGGGATGGATTATTGGTTCGGGTATGCTGCTAGATGACATTGAATCGGCGGTCAATCAGCAGATCATGAAAATGGGGCTGGCCACTTTAATTGCCACCTTGCTAATGAGCGGCTTGGGTATCGTGATTACCCGCGCAGTGGTTGAGCCATTGCAAGCGATTCGCGAAAGCATGAAGCAAGTGGCGAAAGGTGATTTAACCGCTCGCGTGAAGGTTGAAGGTCGAGATGAGTTCGGCCGCTTAGCGCACGATATTAATCAAAGCATTGCCTCGGTTCGAGATGCTCTGTATGAATCCGTGCAGTCAGCGTCAGAAGTGGCCGATGCCGCGGTGCGTATTGCTACTTCAGCGGAAGAGACCAGCCAAGCGGTAGTCAGTCAGCGCGATCAACTCAATCAACTGGCGACCGCGATGAATGAGATGAGTGCGACGGTGGCCGATGTGGCCGGGCATGCTGAAGATACGGCGCGCGATACACTCGACGCCACCAAAGAAGCCAACCTCGGGGACAAGGATGTGCATTCCAGTGTCGATAGCATTCGCCAGCTTTCCGTTGAGTTAAATGTGGCTAATGAGCAGGTCAACAAACTCAAAGAAGGCGTGATGCAAATCAGTGAAGTGACCAGTGTGATTAGTGGCATTTCTGAACAAACCAACCTTCTGGCCCTCAATGCGGCGATTGAAGCGGCTCGTGCTGGTGAGCAAGGGCGAGGCTTTGCCGTGGTCGCTGACGAAGTACGTAATCTCGCGGCACGTACTCATCATTCGACCGATGAAATTCAAACCACCATTCATCGTCTACAGCAACTTGCGGTGGCTGCGGTGGCTGCAATGCAAAAAAGCCGCTCTTTGGCCGACAGCAGTGTGGCCCAGGCAGAGCACGCCGGAGCAGATTTACAGCTTATCGTTGACCATATTCGTCATGTGAGTGACAAAGCAACGCAAATAGCTACAGCTGCGGAAGAACAAAGTGCCGTGGCGGAAGAGATGAATCGCAACGTCAGTGGGATTAACGACGCCGCGATGGAGATGTCGCAAGCCGCCAGTTTCTTAGCCGAAGAGAGTGAAACATTAGCGGAACTCTCTCGCCAGCTCGATGAAAAAATGACACGTTTTAGACTTTAA